The following are encoded together in the Kribbella sp. CA-293567 genome:
- a CDS encoding replication-associated recombination protein A — translation MTDGLFDLPGAPASSRGGGSLADVDHSSAPLAVRMRPRSLDELVGQQHLLSPGSPLRRLVEGDQPMSLLLWGPPGTGKTTIAAVVSHATNRKFVELSAVTAGVKDVRQVIDGARRDLARIGDTVETVLFIDEVHRFTKAQQDALLPGVENRWVTLVAATTENPFFSVISPLLSRSLMLTLESLTDDDIAVLLERALTDERGLNGAYSLDDDAKDHLLRMAGGDARRALTYLEAAAGGARAKDPDAELAVIDLKTLETAVDRAAVRYDRAGDQHYDVASALIKSIRGSDVDAAMHYLARMIEAGEDPRFIARRLVISASEDIGMGDPTALGVAVAAAEAVQLIGMPEARINLAQAVVALALAPKSNAVIMAIDAAIADVRAGKVGPVPSHLRDAHYAGAKKIGHGASYQYSHNDPRGVVGQQYAPDVVDKVDYYQPTRRGGEAAYAEALTKIRQILRKR, via the coding sequence GTGACTGATGGGTTGTTCGATCTGCCGGGTGCTCCTGCAAGTAGTCGTGGGGGTGGGAGTCTGGCTGATGTCGATCACAGTTCGGCGCCGTTGGCGGTGCGGATGCGGCCGCGGAGTCTGGACGAGTTGGTCGGGCAGCAGCATCTGTTGTCGCCGGGGTCGCCGTTGCGGCGGTTGGTCGAGGGGGATCAGCCGATGTCGTTGTTGTTGTGGGGGCCGCCGGGAACGGGGAAGACGACGATCGCGGCGGTGGTTTCGCATGCGACCAACCGGAAGTTCGTGGAACTGTCGGCGGTCACGGCGGGGGTGAAGGACGTCCGGCAGGTGATCGACGGGGCGCGGCGGGACCTGGCGCGGATCGGTGACACGGTCGAGACCGTGCTCTTCATCGACGAGGTGCACCGGTTCACCAAGGCTCAGCAGGACGCGTTGTTGCCGGGGGTGGAGAACCGGTGGGTGACGCTGGTCGCCGCGACCACCGAGAACCCGTTCTTCTCCGTCATCTCACCGCTGCTGTCCCGCTCGTTGATGCTGACTCTCGAATCCCTCACCGACGACGACATCGCCGTCCTGCTCGAGCGGGCGCTGACCGACGAGCGGGGGCTCAACGGGGCGTACAGCCTCGACGACGATGCGAAGGATCATTTGCTCCGGATGGCCGGCGGTGACGCTCGCCGGGCTCTGACGTATCTCGAGGCGGCTGCCGGGGGAGCGCGGGCCAAGGATCCGGACGCGGAGCTTGCCGTGATCGACCTCAAGACGCTGGAGACCGCGGTCGATCGCGCTGCTGTGCGGTACGACCGGGCCGGGGATCAGCACTACGACGTCGCTTCGGCGCTGATCAAGTCGATCCGCGGCTCGGATGTCGATGCCGCGATGCACTACCTGGCGCGGATGATCGAGGCCGGTGAGGATCCGCGGTTCATCGCGCGCCGGCTGGTGATCTCGGCCAGTGAGGACATCGGGATGGGGGATCCGACCGCGCTCGGGGTCGCTGTCGCGGCTGCCGAAGCGGTGCAGTTGATCGGCATGCCCGAGGCGCGGATCAATCTCGCCCAAGCCGTCGTCGCGCTCGCGTTGGCGCCGAAGTCGAACGCCGTCATCATGGCGATCGACGCCGCGATCGCCGATGTTCGGGCCGGCAAGGTGGGGCCGGTGCCGTCGCATCTGCGCGATGCCCACTATGCCGGTGCCAAGAAGATCGGCCACGGAGCGTCGTACCAGTATTCGCACAACGATCCGCGCGGTGTGGTCGGTCAGCAGTACGCGCCCGATGTGGTCGACAAGGTGGACTACTACCAGCCGACCCGGCGCGGTGGCGAGGCGGCGTACGCCGAGGCGCTGACGAAGATCCGGCAGATCCTCCGGAAGCGCTGA
- a CDS encoding DUF948 domain-containing protein — MSVGEVAGLIAACALLILVGLLAYPILKLGKVFDETRIMVKGVSDSSVPLLGEVTTTVATTNAQLAKVDTITDNATTVTTNAAALASLFAATAGGPLVKAAAFTYGVRKALGEGQRRDVSRRVKDEMKADRKAKKRGEV; from the coding sequence ATGAGCGTCGGTGAAGTCGCGGGGCTGATAGCGGCCTGCGCGCTGCTCATCCTGGTGGGCCTGCTGGCCTATCCGATCCTGAAGCTCGGCAAGGTGTTCGACGAGACGCGGATCATGGTCAAGGGCGTCTCGGACTCCAGCGTGCCGCTGCTCGGCGAGGTGACCACCACGGTCGCCACCACGAACGCGCAGCTGGCGAAGGTGGACACGATCACCGACAACGCCACCACCGTGACAACCAACGCGGCGGCCCTCGCGTCTTTGTTCGCGGCGACCGCTGGCGGTCCGCTGGTGAAGGCGGCCGCGTTCACGTACGGCGTGCGCAAGGCCCTGGGCGAGGGGCAGCGCCGGGACGTGTCCCGCCGGGTCAAGGACGAGATGAAGGCCGATCGCAAGGCGAAGAAGCGGGGTGAGGTGTGA